TTGCCGGCGTGATCCTTCTGCGCGGATGGGGTTTCGAGACGAGGCCCGGGCAGGGGCTCGGCATCCTGCTCTGCCTTGGCGGCGCATTGAGCTATGGCTTTGCTGCGTTGGCGGCGCGGCGGTTGAAGGACGCCGCGCCGCTGGGCACGGCGACGTTTCAATTGATGGTGTCGTCCGTGGTCATGGTGGCCGTCGCCGGCGTGGTGGAGCAGCCATGGCGGCTATCGATGCCAGGCCCTGAGACCTGGCTCGCCGTGCTTGGCCTCGCCGCGCTCTCGACCGCGCTCGCCTACATCGTTTTCTTTCAGATCGTGCGGCGCTCGGGCGCGAGCAATGTCATGCTGGTGACGCTGCTCATTCCCGTCACTGCCATCCTTCTGGGATGGCTGGTGTTGGGCGAACCGATCTCCATGCGTGAGATCGTGGGCGCGATCGTCATCGGCAGCGCGCTATTGGTGATCGATGGGCGCCTTCTGAATCCGCTGCGACGCGGCACGTAAATTCGAGCCCGCGCGTTTTTCGCTGGCGGAGTTGCGCTGGCGCTAGCCCGCGCTGAGCCGCACGCCGGCGCGCAGGAATTTCTGCGGATCGACGGCTTCGCCCTCGATGCGGGTCTCGTAGTGCAGATGCGGGCCCGTGGAGCGGCCGGTCGAACCGACAAGACCGATCACCTGGCCGATCTTCACGACCTCGCCGACTTTGACGTTGATCTCGGAGAGATGGCCATAGCGGGTCGAAAGCCCGTTGCCGTGATCGACCTCGACCAAGCGGCCGTAGCCGCCGGACCAGCCGGCCGAGACCACCTTGCCGTAGGCCGTGACGCGGACGGGATCGCCGGTGGCGGCGCGGAAGTCGAGCCCGGTATGCATCGCGGGCCTGCCGAGGAAGGGATCGCTGCGCACGCCGAAGCCGGAGGTGAACTCGACCTCGCCGATGACGGGCTTGCGATAGGGCACCAGCGCCAGCGTGCGATTGAGACGGTCGAGCTCGGCGCGGGTGACGTTGATGCGGTTGAGCTGCTTCTCGAAGGGGCCGGCATTGGCCGTCAGCTTGACGGGAACGAACGGCCCGCCCATCGCGCTGCGCGGGACGGCGGATTCGAGATGGGCGAGGTTGAGGCCGAGATCGCTGACGACGCCGCGCATCCGGCGCATGCGCGAATCCATGCCTTCCTCGACCGCGTTGAGCGTCGCCATCTGGCGCCGCTCGACCTGGTCGAGCGAGGTCGTGAGCCGCACCAGGACATTGTCGAAGCCCTGGTTCTTGGCGAATTGGCTGGTCGGAGGCGCTGCGACGGTCGGCGCGCGCGATTCGAGCCGCGCTTCGCGGTCGGGGGGCGCCACGAAGATCACGGTGTCGCTGATGGGTGACGGCTTCGGCGTGCCCTGCGTCTGGTTGGCGTCGCTGCGCTGCTGTGCCGGGCGCGGGATCGAGCCGGTCACGTCAGGCATGGCGCCGAGCGCCGTCGCCCGGGACTCCAGCGCCGTCTGGCGCTTCATGATCTGATCGAGCTTCTGGTCGAACTGTTCCTGGTCGAGCAGCTGCCGGCTGGTGGCGCGGTCGACCCTGGCGCGCAGCTCGGCGATGCGGTCTTCATAGGCGTATTGCATCTCGGCCTGACGGGCGACCAGGCGGGTCAGGACGTCGTCGCGGAAGGCGAAATAGGTGGCGGTCGCGATCGACCACAGGCCGAGCAGCACGACCGTGCCGACCACGATCCAGAACACCACGGGCCCGAAGCGGACCTGCTTGCCGGCATGGACGATGGTGTAGGCGTCGTCCGTCGCAGGAAGGGGTATAGCGACTGCCGCCGCCGGAGCAGCTGCGCGGCGCTGGAAGGCCCGTCCGTGGTCGTGAGGATGATGTTGGGGGTACTGCGAAT
This genomic stretch from Bradyrhizobium daqingense harbors:
- a CDS encoding M23 family metallopeptidase, whose product is MSKSSAQYSQYPQHHPHDHGRAFQRRAAAPAAAVAIPLPATDDAYTIVHAGKQVRFGPVVFWIVVGTVVLLGLWSIATATYFAFRDDVLTRLVARQAEMQYAYEDRIAELRARVDRATSRQLLDQEQFDQKLDQIMKRQTALESRATALGAMPDVTGSIPRPAQQRSDANQTQGTPKPSPISDTVIFVAPPDREARLESRAPTVAAPPTSQFAKNQGFDNVLVRLTTSLDQVERRQMATLNAVEEGMDSRMRRMRGVVSDLGLNLAHLESAVPRSAMGGPFVPVKLTANAGPFEKQLNRINVTRAELDRLNRTLALVPYRKPVIGEVEFTSGFGVRSDPFLGRPAMHTGLDFRAATGDPVRVTAYGKVVSAGWSGGYGRLVEVDHGNGLSTRYGHLSEINVKVGEVVKIGQVIGLVGSTGRSTGPHLHYETRIEGEAVDPQKFLRAGVRLSAG
- a CDS encoding DMT family transporter, which gives rise to MAPNDNRIDARDWSLLAVLSILWGGSFFFNGAALRELPPLTLVFLRVALGAAILVPLLRLQRIGFPKGMAGWTPFVAIGLLNNVIPFSLIAIGQTFIPSGLASILNATTPMFTVVVMIAAGEEPVQVRRMAGVALGLAGVILLRGWGFETRPGQGLGILLCLGGALSYGFAALAARRLKDAAPLGTATFQLMVSSVVMVAVAGVVEQPWRLSMPGPETWLAVLGLAALSTALAYIVFFQIVRRSGASNVMLVTLLIPVTAILLGWLVLGEPISMREIVGAIVIGSALLVIDGRLLNPLRRGT